Proteins co-encoded in one Euleptes europaea isolate rEulEur1 chromosome 1, rEulEur1.hap1, whole genome shotgun sequence genomic window:
- the LOC130479743 gene encoding zinc finger protein 850-like: MEEMSGHLEGMESSQQTSQGKMPKENPYKCAHCGESFHKRSQLVMHERNHAGEKHICSHCGKIFSYQSDLVSHERSHTNEKPYQCSDCGKSFREKAYVAQHKRIHTGERPYACSECEKSFFRRGSLILHERIHTGEKLYQCSDCGKSFNRKPHLAVHKRIHTGEKPFECSDCGKNFTVKSALNVHMRTHSEEKPFMCSVCGKSFREKGTLNIHKQSHTAEKPYQCSECGKCFSYTASFRRHKKTHARGAAVKSYECPECGKGFGRKDYLITHRRIHTGEKPYVCPVCGKGFNHGATLVTHKRTHTGEKPYECSECDKSFKQISGLITHRRTHTGEKPYECSDCGKRFILKSYLDVHKRIHTGERPYQCAQCGKGFSCSSYLLRHEKTHTGERPHTCSECGQSFHWKRSLIMHKRKHTGEQTLHECVICGKSFSWTSALAVHMRTHTGEKPYACSECGKQFSGKWILIQHKRIHTGEKPYECPECKKSFHAKSSLLAHQRTHTGEKPYECSECAKSYSVKANFVAHMRTHTGEKPYECSDCGKSFYKKDRLMTHKRTHTGEKPYQCSVCGKGFNWKVGLINHMRIHTGEKPYACSQCGKCFHKKDHLARHEIIHTGEKPYECFECGKSFNQKVALIVHKRTHTGEKPYKCSECGKSFSWKKSLITHTAAHTGKKPYECSKCSESFSRRSQLAKHESTHTVSAFVTAPQELSVEEINTAVMNLDCSTFILTTVV; the protein is encoded by the exons ATGGAAGAGATGTCTGGACACTTGGAGGGAATGGAAAGTTCCCAGCAAACCTCGCAAGGGAAAATGCCAAAAGAAAATCCGTATAAATGTGCCCACTGTGGAGAGAGTTTCCATAAGAGATCACAGTTGGTTATGCATGAGAGGAACCATGCTGGGGAGAAGCATATCTGCTCGCATTGTGGCAAAATTTTCTCTTACCAGTCAGATCTTGTAAGCCATGAGAGAAGCCATACTAAtgagaaaccatatcagtgctcGGACTGTGGAAAAAGCTTTCGTGAGAAAGCGTATGTTGCTCAGCACAagagaatccacacgggagagaGGCCATACGCATGTTCTGAGTGTGAAAAAAGCTTCTTCCGCAGAGGGTCCCTTATTTTGCatgagagaatccacacaggagagaagctcTACCAGTGTTCAgactgtgggaaaagtttcaatcGGAAGCCACACCTTGCTGTCCACAagcgaatccacacaggagagaagccgtttGAGTGCTCAGACTGTGGGAAGAATTTCACTGTGAAATCTGCTCTTAATGTACACATGCGAACCCATTCGGAAGAGAAGCCCTTCATGTGCTCTgtttgtgggaaaagcttccgtgAGAAAGGAACCCTTAATATACACAAACAGAGCCATACAGCTGAAAAACCATACCAGTGCTCTGAATGTGGAAAATGCTTCAGTTACACAGCATCATTTAGGAGACACAAGAAGACTCATGCCAGAGGTGCTGCTGTGAAATCATATGAATGCCCTGAGtgtgggaaaggctttggacgaAAAGATTACCTTATCACGCACCGGAGaatccatacaggagagaaaccttacgTCTGCCCTGTCTGCGGTAAAGGCTTCAATCATGGTGCAACTCTTGTTACACATAAGAGAacccatacaggagagaagccatatgaatgctcCGAGTGCGATAAAAGTTTTAAACAAATTTCAGGCCTCATTACGCACCGGAGaacccacactggagagaaaccatacgAATGTTCAGACTGCGGCAAACGCTTTATCCTGAAATCATACCTTGATGTACACAAGAGAATCCACACCGGAGAGAGGCCCTATCAGTGTGCTCAGTGTGGGAAAGGCTTCTCTTGCTCTTCTTATCTTTTGAGACATGagaaaacccacacaggggaaagaCCGCATACATGCTCTGAGTGTGGTCAGAGCTTTCACTGGAAACGTTCCCTCATTATGCACAAACGAAAGCACACAGGAGAACAGACTCTGCATGAATGTGTGATTTGTGGCAAAAGTTTCAGCTGGACATCTGCTCTGGCTGTGCACATGAGGACCCACACAGGCGAGAAACCATATGCATGTTCTGAGTGTGGGAAGCAATTCAGTGGCAAGTGGATCCTTATTCAACACAAGAGAATTCAtactggagagaaaccatatgaatgcccTGAGTGCAAGAAAAGCTTCCATGCTAAATCGTCCCTTCTTGCGCACCAAAGAactcacactggagagaaaccttatGAATGTTCTGAGTGTGCAAAAAGCTACAGTGTGAAAGCAAACTTTGTTGCACATATGAGGacacacactggagagaaaccttacGAGTGCTCcgattgtgggaaaagcttctaTAAAAAAGATCGCCTGATGACACACAAAAGAacccacacgggagagaaaccgTACCAATGCTCTGTATGTGGGAAAGGGTTCAACTGGAAAGTTGGCCTGATTAACCACATGAGAATTCACACGGGAGAGAAACCCTATGCATGCTCTCAGTGTGGGAAATGCTTCCATAAGAAAGATCACCTTGCTAGACACGAGATTATTCATACGGGTGAGAAACCCTACGAGTGCTTCGAGTGTGGTAAAAGCTTTAATCAAAAAGTAGCCCTTATTGTGCACAAGAGgactcacacaggagagaaaccatataaatgctcagaatgtgggaaaagcttcagctggaAAAAATCCCTTATTACGCACACAGCTGCCCATACAGGAAAGAAACCCTATGAATGCTCCAAGTGTTCAGAAAGCTTCAGCAGACGTTCCCAGCTTGCCAAACATGAAAGTACGCACACAG TTTCAGCTTTTGTGACTGCGCCTCAAGAACTCTCCGTGGAAGAAATAAACACTGCTGTG atgAATTTGGATTGCAGTACGTTTATTTTGACCACCGTTGTGTAA